One segment of Acidobacteriota bacterium DNA contains the following:
- a CDS encoding VCBS repeat-containing protein, with amino-acid sequence MACWLSSAVHAQRFARVETQGRFNRIQVIIAVADLNGDGRDDIIAGGQPNDGSETVEDRLDKPPVQVFLGTRDGRLRLAPAEMLPSIRARTPVAGTDNFNGDGRLDFAVFDAGVYVIGAEQPVRQPAAPRWLGSVRRCPKRRRP; translated from the coding sequence ATCGCCTGCTGGCTCTCCAGCGCCGTTCACGCGCAGAGGTTCGCGCGCGTTGAGACGCAGGGCCGCTTCAACCGGATCCAGGTCATCATCGCCGTAGCGGACCTCAACGGGGACGGCCGCGACGACATCATCGCCGGCGGTCAGCCCAACGACGGGAGCGAAACGGTCGAAGACCGGTTGGACAAGCCGCCGGTACAGGTGTTCCTCGGGACCCGTGATGGACGGCTCCGGCTGGCGCCAGCGGAGATGCTCCCGTCGATCCGGGCACGTACCCCGGTCGCGGGCACGGACAACTTCAATGGCGATGGCCGTCTCGACTTCGCGGTGTTCGACGCCGGCGTCTACGTTATAGGCGCAGAGCAGCCGGTACGACAACCCGCCGCGCCAAGATGGCTGGGATCAGTTCGCCGGTGCCCGAAACGACGCCGGCCTTGA